One window of Sinorhizobium numidicum genomic DNA carries:
- a CDS encoding thermonuclease family protein produces the protein MRQQIITTAGGLLALALYSGILLSGAATIRDRESAAAPDLILETPDPATIEEPDTAENVPMEAAPPAAEQRAGAGKGSRLPARTIEPDLFAAPEDGIAQPLERVAPRPPLSGSEEKRKPVTAVFPRPVALASGLIQSNDTTLQLKDVEPERPEKVCENNGKSWPCGMVARTAFRNFLRARALVCDQPEEKPAAGPLIASCTVGGQNAAEWLVSNGWAKPLPGTSFEAKAEAARNAKLGFYGDDPRDLRRAPIVIDDPTVGIAVDDTAPDL, from the coding sequence ATGCGGCAGCAGATCATCACGACCGCCGGCGGGCTTTTGGCCCTCGCGCTCTATTCCGGCATCCTGCTGAGCGGCGCCGCAACGATCCGCGATCGCGAAAGCGCGGCGGCACCCGACCTCATTCTCGAAACGCCGGATCCGGCGACGATCGAGGAGCCGGATACGGCGGAAAACGTTCCTATGGAGGCCGCGCCGCCTGCCGCCGAACAGCGTGCTGGTGCCGGCAAGGGCTCGCGGCTCCCCGCGCGGACGATCGAGCCGGATCTCTTCGCCGCACCGGAGGATGGCATCGCGCAACCGCTCGAGCGCGTGGCCCCGAGACCGCCGCTTTCCGGATCGGAAGAAAAACGGAAGCCCGTCACCGCCGTCTTCCCGCGGCCGGTCGCGCTTGCCTCCGGACTTATCCAGTCCAACGATACCACCTTGCAACTCAAGGACGTCGAGCCGGAACGCCCCGAGAAAGTCTGCGAGAACAACGGTAAGAGCTGGCCCTGCGGCATGGTGGCGCGCACTGCCTTTCGCAACTTTTTAAGAGCGCGCGCCCTCGTCTGCGACCAGCCGGAAGAAAAGCCGGCAGCAGGGCCCCTCATCGCGAGCTGTACCGTTGGCGGTCAAAATGCCGCCGAATGGCTCGTCAGCAACGGTTGGGCAAAGCCGCTGCCCGGCACGTCCTTTGAAGCGAAGGCCGAAGCTGCCCGAAACGCAAAGCTCGGGTTTTACGGCGACGACCCGCGCGACTTGCGCCGCGCTCCCATCGTGATCGATGACCCGACGGTCGGCATCGCCGTGGACGACACCGCGCCCGACTTGTAA
- the apaG gene encoding Co2+/Mg2+ efflux protein ApaG yields the protein MYRALTRDIEVTVEPYYLEEQSDPDDSRYVWGYRIVISNHSEVAVRLMTRYWHITDENGQVDEVSGPGVIGEQPLLNPGDTYEYSSGCPLDTPSGVMFGHYSMEAEDGETFNVAIPAFSLDSPGLVRTLN from the coding sequence ATGTATCGCGCACTCACTCGCGACATAGAAGTCACGGTAGAGCCGTACTACCTGGAAGAACAGTCGGATCCCGATGACAGTCGTTATGTCTGGGGCTACCGCATCGTAATATCGAACCACTCAGAAGTCGCGGTTCGCCTAATGACCCGCTACTGGCACATTACCGATGAGAACGGGCAGGTTGACGAAGTGAGCGGTCCGGGCGTCATCGGCGAACAACCGCTGCTCAATCCGGGCGATACATATGAATATTCGTCCGGTTGCCCGCTGGACACGCCGTCCGGCGTCATGTTCGGTCACTACAGCATGGAAGCGGAAGACGGAGAAACCTTCAACGTGGCGATCCCCGCCTTCTCGCTCGACTCGCCCGGGCTTGTCCGCACCCTCAATTGA
- a CDS encoding O-succinylhomoserine sulfhydrylase, whose amino-acid sequence MSKNWRPATQLVHGGTTRSQYGETSEAIFLTQGFVYETSEAAEARFKGETEGFIYARYGSPTNDMFEKRMCMLEGAEDARATASGMAAVSAAVLCQVKAGDHIVAARALFGSCRWVVETLAPKYGVECTLVDGRDLENWEKAVQPNTKVFFLESPTNPTLEVIDIAGVAKLADQVGAKLVVDNVFATPLFQKPLELGAHVVVYSATKHIDGQGRCLGGVVLSDKEWIDENLHDYFRHTGPAMSPFNAWTLLKGIETLPLRVKQQTENARRIADFLAEQPQVARVIYPGRKDHPQADIIAKQMSGGSTLVAFELKGGKEAAFALQNALEIIRISNNLGDSKSLITHPATTTHKNLSDEARAELGISAGTVRFSAGIEDSEDLVEDFARALRTVKG is encoded by the coding sequence ATGAGCAAGAACTGGCGCCCGGCTACCCAACTCGTCCACGGCGGAACGACCCGCTCCCAATACGGAGAGACTTCCGAGGCGATCTTCCTGACGCAGGGTTTTGTTTACGAAACCTCGGAAGCGGCGGAAGCGCGCTTCAAGGGCGAGACCGAGGGCTTCATCTATGCGCGCTACGGCAGCCCGACGAACGACATGTTCGAGAAGCGCATGTGCATGCTCGAAGGGGCAGAAGATGCGCGCGCCACGGCCTCCGGCATGGCGGCGGTCTCGGCCGCCGTTCTGTGCCAGGTGAAAGCAGGGGATCACATCGTTGCCGCCCGCGCCCTCTTCGGCTCCTGCCGCTGGGTCGTGGAAACGCTAGCGCCCAAATACGGCGTCGAATGCACGCTGGTCGACGGCCGCGATCTGGAAAATTGGGAAAAGGCCGTTCAGCCCAATACCAAGGTCTTCTTCCTCGAAAGCCCGACCAACCCGACGCTCGAGGTGATCGACATCGCCGGCGTGGCCAAGCTCGCCGACCAAGTCGGCGCCAAGCTTGTGGTCGATAATGTCTTCGCCACTCCCCTTTTTCAGAAGCCGCTGGAACTCGGCGCCCACGTCGTCGTCTATTCCGCCACCAAGCACATCGACGGCCAAGGCCGCTGCCTCGGCGGCGTCGTGCTTTCCGACAAGGAATGGATCGACGAAAACCTGCATGATTATTTCCGGCACACGGGTCCGGCCATGTCGCCCTTCAACGCCTGGACGCTGCTCAAGGGCATCGAGACGCTGCCGCTCCGCGTAAAGCAGCAGACCGAGAACGCCCGCCGCATCGCCGACTTCCTCGCTGAGCAGCCGCAGGTCGCCCGTGTCATCTATCCCGGCCGCAAGGACCATCCGCAGGCGGATATCATCGCCAAGCAGATGAGCGGCGGCTCGACGCTGGTCGCCTTCGAGCTCAAGGGCGGCAAGGAGGCAGCCTTCGCCCTTCAGAACGCGCTGGAGATCATTCGCATCTCCAACAATCTCGGCGACTCCAAAAGCCTCATCACGCATCCGGCGACGACGACCCACAAGAATCTCTCCGACGAAGCGCGCGCCGAGCTCGGCATTTCCGCCGGAACTGTACGGTTCTCGGCCGGCATCGAGGACAGCGAAGATCTAGTCGAGGATTTTGCGCGGGCCTTGAGGACCGTAAAAGGCTGA
- a CDS encoding 2'-deoxycytidine 5'-triphosphate deaminase — MGRNTGILADRAIAALFATGRLKSEGPLDDDQIQPASLDLRLGAKAFRVRASFMPGPAHLVADKLDRLKLHVIDLREGAVLETGCVYIVPLMESLQLPEDMSASANPKSSTGRLDIFTRVITDRAQEFDKIPAGYSGPLYLEISPRTFPIVVRRGSRLSQIRFRVGHALLSEQELLALHESDVLVASERPNVSGGGIALSIDLKGTGPDGLIGYRGKHHTSVVDVDKKAQHAVFDFWEPLYSRGRNDLILDPDEFYILVSREAVHVPPLYAAEMTPFDPLVGEFRVHYAGFFDPGFGHASAGGSGSRAVLEVRSHEVPFILEHGQIVGRLVYEHMMERPDGLYGLDLGSNYQAQGLKLSKHFRAE; from the coding sequence ATGGGTCGCAACACAGGGATTTTGGCCGACCGCGCAATTGCCGCACTGTTCGCCACGGGACGTTTGAAAAGCGAAGGGCCGCTGGATGACGATCAGATCCAGCCGGCGAGCCTCGACCTTCGTCTCGGCGCCAAGGCGTTTCGCGTCCGGGCGAGTTTCATGCCGGGCCCCGCGCATCTCGTCGCCGACAAGCTCGACCGGCTGAAACTGCACGTCATCGATCTTCGCGAAGGTGCCGTGCTCGAAACCGGCTGCGTCTACATCGTGCCGCTGATGGAGAGCCTCCAACTGCCGGAGGACATGTCCGCTTCGGCCAACCCGAAGAGCTCGACCGGTCGCCTCGACATCTTCACGCGCGTCATCACCGACAGGGCGCAGGAGTTCGACAAGATTCCGGCCGGCTACAGCGGCCCGCTCTATCTGGAGATCAGCCCGCGCACCTTCCCGATCGTCGTCCGCCGAGGCTCGCGGCTCTCTCAGATACGTTTCCGCGTCGGCCATGCGCTTCTTTCCGAGCAGGAGCTGCTGGCGCTCCACGAAAGCGATGTGCTCGTCGCCAGCGAACGGCCCAATGTCTCCGGCGGTGGCATCGCGCTTTCGATCGATCTCAAGGGAACCGGTCCGGATGGGCTGATCGGTTATCGCGGCAAGCATCACACATCGGTGGTCGATGTCGACAAGAAAGCGCAGCACGCGGTCTTCGACTTCTGGGAACCGCTCTATAGCCGCGGCCGGAACGATCTGATCCTCGATCCCGACGAATTCTATATTCTCGTTTCGCGGGAGGCGGTTCATGTTCCGCCGCTTTATGCTGCCGAGATGACCCCGTTTGATCCGCTGGTGGGGGAGTTCCGCGTCCACTATGCCGGGTTCTTCGATCCGGGCTTCGGCCACGCATCGGCCGGCGGCAGCGGCAGCCGCGCCGTGCTCGAGGTGCGAAGCCACGAAGTGCCGTTCATTCTCGAGCACGGCCAGATCGTCGGCCGTTTGGTTTACGAACACATGATGGAACGGCCGGACGGGCTCTACGGCCTCGACCTCGGCTCGAACTATCAGGCGCAGGGCCTCAAGCTTTCGAAGCATTTTCGCGCTGAGTGA
- a CDS encoding S24 family peptidase, translating into MLSHDSIWHAIDALAERHHLSPSGLARRAGLDPTSFNKSKRQSADGRDRWPSTESISKILEATGATVDQFMALMQPGAGDNGLPERHGQAASIPLIGFAQAGAGGFFDDGGFPAGQGWDEVEFPVAPERRASVYALEIQGDSMLPLYRDGDVLIVDPSAQVRRGDRVVVKTREGEVMAKVLTRQTPRGIELLSLNPEHPNRTFEMTDVEWIARIIWASQ; encoded by the coding sequence ATGCTTTCACATGACAGCATCTGGCACGCGATCGATGCGCTGGCCGAGCGTCATCACCTTTCGCCGTCGGGTCTTGCCCGGCGGGCCGGACTCGATCCGACATCTTTCAACAAATCGAAGCGCCAATCCGCCGATGGCCGCGACCGCTGGCCCTCGACGGAATCGATCTCCAAAATCCTGGAGGCGACCGGCGCCACGGTCGACCAGTTCATGGCTCTCATGCAGCCCGGCGCCGGCGATAACGGTTTGCCGGAACGACACGGGCAGGCGGCGAGCATTCCGCTGATCGGTTTCGCCCAGGCCGGCGCCGGCGGCTTCTTCGATGACGGCGGCTTTCCGGCGGGCCAAGGGTGGGATGAAGTCGAATTTCCTGTCGCACCGGAACGGCGGGCCAGCGTCTATGCCCTGGAAATCCAGGGTGACAGCATGCTGCCGCTTTATCGTGACGGCGATGTTCTGATCGTCGATCCGAGCGCGCAGGTGCGCCGCGGCGATCGCGTCGTGGTCAAGACCCGCGAGGGCGAGGTGATGGCGAAAGTCCTTACGCGGCAGACGCCGCGCGGCATCGAACTCCTGTCGCTCAATCCCGAGCACCCGAACCGCACTTTCGAAATGACAGACGTGGAGTGGATTGCCCGGATCATCTGGGCCAGCCAATAG
- a CDS encoding winged helix-turn-helix transcriptional regulator, whose amino-acid sequence MTDDHRSGCPINLSLEVFGDKWSLLILRDMIFGGKRHFRELLRSEEGISSNILADRLRMLVEMGMLTKTDDPSHKQKAIYSLTEMAIALVPIMAHLGAWGRRYLPVSEELSIRAQLMEEGGPALWERFMDELRVEHMGTAPKFPEGPSVRQTLQAAYEAVARKAKERALA is encoded by the coding sequence ATGACAGACGACCATCGCTCGGGATGCCCGATCAATCTTTCACTCGAAGTCTTCGGCGATAAATGGAGCCTGCTGATCCTTCGCGACATGATCTTCGGCGGCAAACGGCATTTCCGTGAACTGCTGCGCTCCGAGGAAGGGATATCCTCCAATATTCTCGCCGATCGACTGAGGATGCTGGTGGAAATGGGGATGCTGACCAAGACGGATGATCCCAGCCACAAGCAGAAGGCGATCTACAGCCTGACGGAGATGGCGATAGCGCTGGTGCCGATCATGGCGCATCTCGGAGCCTGGGGCCGCCGCTATCTCCCCGTCAGCGAGGAACTCAGCATCCGCGCGCAACTGATGGAGGAAGGCGGCCCGGCGCTTTGGGAGAGATTCATGGATGAATTGCGTGTCGAGCATATGGGAACCGCCCCCAAGTTTCCGGAGGGGCCATCGGTGCGCCAGACGCTCCAGGCCGCTTACGAAGCTGTGGCGCGAAAGGCGAAGGAGCGCGCGCTCGCCTGA
- a CDS encoding DUF6958 family protein, with product MSLVGPIFPDRPSVGNWRNGHVEPNKVTVENIIHPGKTRSVDADRYAAMKNALLAVIPCQTPGLTLAEIRERIFAHLPEEKFAGGKGVSWWSKTVQLDLEAKGAIVREKTRPIRLHKS from the coding sequence ATGTCCCTTGTCGGGCCCATCTTTCCCGATCGTCCTTCGGTCGGGAACTGGAGGAACGGACATGTCGAACCCAACAAGGTAACCGTCGAGAACATCATTCATCCCGGCAAGACCAGGTCGGTCGATGCTGACAGATATGCAGCGATGAAGAACGCCTTGCTCGCCGTCATTCCCTGCCAGACGCCCGGCCTGACGTTGGCCGAAATCCGCGAGCGGATCTTCGCCCATCTGCCGGAAGAGAAATTCGCGGGCGGCAAGGGTGTTTCCTGGTGGTCGAAGACCGTGCAGCTCGACCTTGAGGCGAAGGGCGCGATCGTGCGGGAGAAGACGCGCCCGATCCGGCTGCACAAGAGTTGA
- a CDS encoding transporter substrate-binding domain-containing protein: protein MTRASNILLKICGILALCASLGGGSASAEPKDLPLLFDARERIPQPDLTGLARLRFLTTVDFPPFNFIDQSGKLSGFHVDLAREICRELEIEAKCQIQAVTYPELMPALEQGQGEAVAAGIAVTPELRQRFGFSRTFMQLPARFVVNVKGAAGVAKPADLAGKPIGIVSGTTHEAMLKAFFPEFETRPFPDRAAMLSALREGAVTAAFSDGMQLSFWVSGSLAGGCCALLEGAYFSQHFLGEGLTIMNRKAEPALTQAIDHALLALSRSGKLEEIYLRYFPNGIY from the coding sequence ATGACGCGCGCCAGCAATATCCTTCTCAAGATTTGCGGAATACTCGCACTCTGCGCCTCGCTCGGCGGTGGATCTGCGAGTGCCGAGCCGAAAGATCTGCCTTTGCTTTTTGACGCCCGCGAGCGCATCCCCCAGCCTGATCTAACCGGTCTCGCGCGGCTTCGCTTTCTGACCACGGTCGATTTTCCCCCGTTCAACTTCATCGACCAGTCGGGAAAGCTTTCGGGTTTCCATGTCGACTTAGCCCGCGAGATATGCCGGGAGTTGGAGATCGAAGCCAAGTGCCAGATCCAGGCCGTGACCTACCCGGAGCTCATGCCGGCGCTCGAACAGGGCCAAGGCGAGGCGGTCGCCGCTGGCATAGCGGTAACGCCGGAGCTCAGGCAGCGCTTCGGCTTTTCCCGAACCTTCATGCAATTGCCTGCTCGCTTTGTCGTAAACGTCAAAGGTGCAGCGGGGGTAGCGAAGCCGGCGGACCTCGCCGGCAAGCCAATTGGCATTGTCTCCGGCACGACGCATGAGGCGATGTTGAAGGCCTTTTTTCCCGAGTTCGAAACCAGGCCCTTTCCCGACCGCGCTGCCATGCTGTCCGCCTTGCGCGAGGGCGCCGTCACGGCAGCCTTTTCCGATGGCATGCAGCTGTCCTTCTGGGTCTCCGGCAGCCTCGCCGGGGGATGCTGCGCCTTGCTGGAGGGCGCCTATTTTTCGCAGCACTTTCTCGGCGAAGGCCTGACGATCATGAACCGGAAGGCGGAGCCCGCTTTGACTCAGGCGATCGACCATGCCCTGCTGGCGCTCTCGCGCAGCGGCAAGCTCGAGGAGATCTATCTGCGTTACTTTCCGAACGGCATTTATTGA
- a CDS encoding CDP-alcohol phosphatidyltransferase family protein → MLDGAVRRRLEPILNRLGIALANRGVSADAVTISGLCLGLAAAFLISWQYYLAGAVLILVSRLCDGLDGAVARASRKTDFGGFLDIVLDFVFYGAIPFAFIIADPGANGLAGGLLLFSFYVNGSSFLAYAIMAEKRAMTSEVRGAKSLYFTTGLAEATETIAFFLASCLFPGWFPMLAVIFAFLCLYTALSRVVLAGQTFRDRH, encoded by the coding sequence ATGCTCGACGGCGCAGTGCGCAGGCGGCTGGAACCCATTCTGAACCGGCTCGGCATCGCACTCGCGAACCGCGGCGTAAGTGCCGATGCCGTAACGATTTCCGGCCTCTGCCTCGGCCTTGCGGCAGCCTTTCTCATTTCCTGGCAATACTATCTTGCGGGCGCCGTCCTGATCCTCGTCAGCCGCCTGTGCGACGGCCTCGATGGAGCGGTCGCGCGCGCGAGCCGCAAGACCGACTTCGGCGGTTTCCTCGACATCGTCCTTGACTTCGTCTTCTATGGCGCCATTCCGTTCGCCTTTATCATCGCTGATCCCGGCGCCAACGGCCTTGCCGGCGGACTGCTGCTCTTTTCGTTCTATGTCAACGGCTCGAGCTTCCTCGCCTATGCCATTATGGCCGAGAAGCGGGCAATGACGAGCGAGGTGCGCGGCGCGAAGTCGCTCTACTTCACGACGGGGCTTGCGGAGGCGACCGAAACCATTGCCTTCTTTCTAGCCTCCTGTCTCTTTCCCGGCTGGTTCCCGATGCTGGCGGTGATTTTCGCCTTCCTCTGCCTTTATACGGCTCTGTCGCGGGTCGTTCTCGCGGGCCAGACCTTTCGCGACCGGCACTGA
- a CDS encoding 3-hydroxyacyl-CoA dehydrogenase NAD-binding domain-containing protein: MSYTNFKIEADADGIALVTWDMPDKSMNVLTQEVMEELNAIVDQTTADPAVKGVVFTSGKSSFSGGADLSMIKSMFTFQAEEKKKDPANAAQKLFDLVGRMTGLFRKLETCGKPWVSAINGTCMGGAFELSLACHGRVASNSKSVKIALPEVKVGIFPGAGGTQRVPRLANAQDALQMMTTGSSLTAARAKAMGLLHEVVDPDKLIEAAKAMIMKGLKPVQPWDEKGFKVPGGGIWTPASAQLWPAASGILRRETYGNYPGAIAILKCVYEGLQVPFDTALRIEQRYFTEILQTTEAFSMIRSLFISMQELGKGARRPAGVPKSEFKKVGVVGAGFMGASIAYVTAAAGIPVTLIDRDMEAAEKGKAHSEALVKDSIGKGRLTKEEGEALLSRITPSADYGDLKDAGLAVEAVFEDRQVKKDVIEKVEAVIAEDAIFASNTSTLPITGLAKNSKRPDQFIGIHFFSPVEKMMLTEVILGKETGDKALATALDYVAAIKKTPIVVNDTRGFYVNRCVFRYIHEAYDMLIEGVPPAMIENAAKMAGMPVGPLSLNDEVAIDLSQKILRATIADLGEKAVDPRHMVLIDKMVDELDRRGRKNGKGFYEYPAKPAKKYLWPGLKELYPQKDADKIDVEVLKQRFLVTIALEAARTMEEGIVTDPREADVGSILGFGFAPYTGGTLSYIDGMGVKTFVKLCEKLAKNYGDHFKPTPLLQEMADKGETFYERFDPYGQAQRAA, encoded by the coding sequence ATGTCTTACACGAATTTCAAGATCGAAGCCGACGCCGACGGCATCGCCCTCGTCACCTGGGATATGCCTGACAAGTCGATGAACGTCCTCACACAGGAGGTGATGGAGGAGCTCAACGCCATCGTCGATCAGACGACCGCCGATCCTGCCGTCAAGGGCGTGGTCTTCACCTCCGGCAAATCGTCCTTCTCCGGCGGCGCCGACCTCTCGATGATCAAGTCGATGTTCACGTTCCAGGCCGAAGAGAAGAAGAAAGACCCGGCCAACGCCGCGCAGAAGCTCTTCGATCTCGTCGGTCGCATGACCGGACTCTTCCGCAAGCTCGAAACCTGCGGCAAGCCCTGGGTCTCGGCGATCAACGGCACCTGCATGGGAGGCGCTTTCGAGCTCTCGCTCGCCTGCCACGGCCGCGTTGCCTCCAATTCGAAATCGGTGAAGATCGCGCTTCCCGAGGTCAAGGTCGGCATTTTCCCCGGCGCCGGCGGCACCCAGCGCGTGCCGCGGCTTGCCAATGCACAGGACGCGCTGCAGATGATGACCACCGGGTCGTCGCTGACGGCTGCCCGCGCCAAGGCGATGGGTCTCCTTCACGAGGTGGTCGATCCCGATAAGCTGATCGAGGCCGCCAAGGCGATGATCATGAAGGGCCTGAAGCCGGTACAACCGTGGGACGAAAAGGGCTTCAAGGTTCCGGGCGGCGGCATCTGGACCCCGGCCTCGGCCCAGCTCTGGCCGGCCGCCTCTGGTATCCTTCGCCGCGAGACCTACGGCAACTATCCGGGTGCGATCGCCATTCTGAAATGCGTCTATGAAGGCCTGCAGGTGCCGTTCGACACAGCTCTTCGCATCGAGCAGCGCTATTTCACCGAAATCCTGCAGACCACCGAAGCCTTCTCGATGATCCGCTCGCTGTTCATCTCGATGCAGGAGCTCGGCAAGGGCGCGCGCCGCCCCGCTGGTGTTCCGAAGTCGGAATTCAAGAAGGTGGGCGTCGTCGGCGCCGGTTTCATGGGCGCCTCGATCGCCTATGTGACGGCCGCCGCGGGCATCCCTGTGACCCTCATCGATCGTGATATGGAGGCGGCCGAAAAGGGCAAGGCGCATTCGGAAGCATTGGTGAAGGATTCCATCGGTAAGGGCCGGTTGACGAAGGAAGAAGGCGAAGCCCTGCTTTCGCGCATCACGCCGTCGGCCGACTATGGCGACCTCAAGGATGCGGGCCTCGCCGTAGAGGCCGTGTTCGAGGATCGGCAGGTGAAGAAGGACGTAATCGAGAAGGTGGAAGCGGTGATCGCCGAGGACGCTATCTTCGCCTCCAACACCTCGACGCTGCCGATCACCGGTCTTGCCAAGAACTCCAAGCGACCGGACCAGTTCATCGGCATCCATTTCTTCTCGCCGGTCGAAAAGATGATGCTGACGGAAGTGATCCTCGGAAAGGAGACGGGCGACAAAGCCCTCGCCACGGCGCTCGACTATGTCGCCGCGATCAAGAAGACGCCGATCGTCGTCAACGACACGCGCGGCTTCTACGTCAATCGTTGCGTCTTCCGCTACATCCATGAAGCCTATGACATGCTGATCGAAGGGGTGCCGCCGGCGATGATCGAGAACGCCGCCAAGATGGCCGGCATGCCGGTCGGTCCGCTGTCACTCAACGACGAGGTGGCGATCGACCTCAGCCAGAAGATTCTGAGGGCGACGATCGCCGATCTCGGCGAGAAGGCCGTCGATCCACGCCACATGGTGCTGATCGACAAGATGGTCGACGAACTCGACCGGCGCGGCCGCAAGAACGGCAAGGGCTTCTACGAATACCCGGCAAAACCGGCGAAGAAATATCTCTGGCCCGGCCTCAAGGAGCTCTACCCGCAGAAGGACGCCGACAAGATCGACGTAGAGGTGCTGAAACAGCGCTTCCTCGTGACGATCGCGCTCGAAGCCGCGCGCACAATGGAGGAAGGTATCGTCACCGATCCGCGCGAGGCCGATGTCGGCTCCATCCTCGGCTTCGGCTTTGCGCCTTACACCGGCGGCACGCTCTCCTATATCGACGGCATGGGGGTCAAAACCTTCGTCAAGCTCTGCGAGAAGCTCGCCAAGAACTATGGCGACCACTTCAAGCCGACGCCGCTCCTGCAGGAGATGGCCGACAAGGGCGAGACGTTCTACGAGCGGTTCGACCCCTATGGGCAGGCACAGAGGGCGGCATAG
- a CDS encoding SRPBCC family protein, with the protein MTNTSVEHASFTIERVFKASPARVFRAFADPEAHDRWFVKAENWPVAEYRHDFRVGGRESGRFSQDGKTFYFNETVYLDIVENRRIVSAYTMARDDRRISASIATVDLVPEGSGTRVVFTEQAAFLDGLDKVEYRRDGWEQLIGLLAAELGEKAEAA; encoded by the coding sequence GTGACCAATACATCCGTCGAGCATGCAAGCTTCACAATCGAGCGTGTCTTCAAGGCGTCTCCCGCCCGGGTCTTTCGGGCCTTCGCCGATCCCGAAGCGCATGACCGCTGGTTCGTCAAGGCTGAGAATTGGCCGGTAGCGGAATACCGACACGACTTCCGCGTCGGCGGACGGGAAAGCGGCCGTTTCAGCCAGGACGGCAAGACTTTCTATTTCAACGAAACCGTCTATCTCGATATCGTCGAGAACAGACGGATCGTCTCGGCCTATACGATGGCGAGGGACGACCGGCGGATTTCCGCCTCCATCGCCACAGTCGATCTGGTGCCGGAAGGAAGCGGCACGCGCGTCGTCTTTACCGAGCAGGCCGCCTTTCTGGATGGGCTCGACAAGGTCGAATATCGTCGGGATGGTTGGGAACAACTGATCGGCTTGCTGGCCGCTGAGCTTGGCGAGAAGGCTGAGGCCGCTTGA
- a CDS encoding sterol desaturase family protein — protein sequence MLVLGISEPVWRLGAFVAVFAALAVFELFHPRLERPELMRALKARRWATNLSIVLLSSALLRIVFPAAATGVAIWVAARGYGVFPALGIPPLLAGLIAFIVLDFAVWLEHVAFHKLPILWRIHRVHHADPGVDLTTALRFHPLEILFSMFWKSAFILALGAPPLSVLLFEIVLNAGAMFNHANLRLPPRVDRILRQFIVTPDMHRIHHSVEKAETDSNYGFNLAIWDRLFSTYVPQPARGDDAIETGLRAYGRSEPTKLVWSLMLPFHRG from the coding sequence GTGCTAGTGTTGGGTATCTCGGAACCGGTCTGGCGGCTCGGCGCCTTCGTGGCGGTCTTTGCCGCGCTAGCGGTGTTTGAGCTCTTCCACCCACGGCTGGAGCGACCGGAGCTCATGCGCGCTCTGAAGGCGCGCCGTTGGGCAACAAACCTATCGATCGTCCTCCTTTCCTCCGCCTTGTTGCGCATCGTCTTTCCTGCGGCCGCCACCGGCGTTGCCATATGGGTCGCTGCGCGCGGCTATGGCGTTTTTCCCGCGCTCGGCATACCGCCACTGCTTGCCGGCCTCATCGCCTTCATCGTGCTCGATTTCGCGGTCTGGCTGGAACACGTCGCGTTTCACAAGCTGCCGATATTGTGGCGCATCCACCGCGTCCACCATGCCGATCCAGGCGTGGACCTTACGACGGCACTCCGGTTTCACCCGCTCGAAATTCTGTTTTCGATGTTTTGGAAAAGCGCGTTCATCCTGGCGCTGGGCGCGCCGCCCCTATCAGTGCTGCTGTTTGAGATCGTTCTCAATGCCGGTGCAATGTTCAATCACGCCAATCTGCGGCTGCCCCCCCGCGTCGACAGAATATTGCGGCAGTTCATCGTCACGCCGGACATGCATCGCATCCACCACTCCGTCGAGAAAGCCGAGACGGATTCGAACTATGGCTTCAATCTCGCGATCTGGGATCGGCTGTTCTCCACCTATGTGCCTCAACCGGCCCGCGGCGACGACGCGATCGAGACGGGACTAAGAGCCTATGGACGCAGCGAACCGACAAAGCTCGTCTGGTCGCTCATGTTGCCGTTCCACCGCGGCTAA
- a CDS encoding tellurite resistance TerB family protein yields the protein MSESLSQHEALIYVMVMMSAVDRSMTDDEFARIGGLVRFLPAFDGFDEERLIHIGRECAAQLAAPEGLDVTLEMVREALPQPLYDTAYALAVEIAAADQRIRNEEIRLLQLLRDRLDLDKLTCAAIERGAIARFRK from the coding sequence ATGTCCGAAAGCCTCAGCCAGCACGAAGCCCTCATCTATGTCATGGTCATGATGTCCGCCGTTGACCGGAGCATGACCGACGACGAATTTGCGCGGATCGGCGGACTCGTGCGGTTCCTGCCAGCTTTCGACGGCTTTGACGAGGAGCGGCTGATCCACATCGGTCGCGAATGCGCGGCCCAGCTTGCCGCCCCGGAAGGCCTCGACGTCACTCTGGAAATGGTCCGCGAAGCACTGCCGCAGCCCCTCTACGATACGGCCTACGCACTCGCCGTCGAGATCGCCGCCGCCGACCAGCGCATCCGCAACGAGGAAATCCGGCTGTTGCAGTTGTTGCGCGATCGTCTTGATCTGGACAAGCTGACCTGCGCCGCGATCGAACGCGGGGCCATCGCGCGTTTCCGCAAATAA